From the Streptomyces syringium genome, one window contains:
- a CDS encoding potassium channel family protein — MVLRHFLRSAAAVTLLVVLYYLVPLDHPPGAWAALALAAGLSLFLALVVHQVRAIARSPYPRLRALEALVTAVPLLLLLFAAAYVLIEHGHHGSFSEALSRTDALYFTVTVFATVGFGDIVPLSKSARVVTTVQMLFDVVALGLLAKSILGAAEAGVRRRSGQDTGEPGPTGDGAAES, encoded by the coding sequence GTGGTGCTCCGTCACTTCCTGCGATCGGCGGCAGCGGTGACCCTGCTGGTGGTGCTCTACTACCTGGTCCCGCTGGACCACCCGCCGGGCGCCTGGGCGGCGCTGGCCCTCGCCGCGGGGCTGTCGCTGTTCCTCGCCCTCGTCGTCCACCAGGTCAGGGCGATCGCACGCTCCCCGTATCCGCGGCTCCGGGCCCTGGAGGCGCTCGTCACCGCCGTGCCGCTGCTCCTGCTGCTCTTCGCCGCCGCCTACGTGCTGATCGAGCACGGCCACCACGGGTCCTTCTCCGAGGCGTTGAGCCGCACCGACGCCCTGTACTTCACGGTGACGGTGTTCGCCACCGTGGGATTCGGCGACATCGTGCCCCTGTCGAAGAGCGCCCGCGTCGTGACCACGGTGCAGATGCTCTTCGACGTCGTGGCGCTCGGCCTGCTGGCGAAGAGCATTCTCGGGGCCGCCGAGGCCGGGGTGCGACGCCGCTCCGGACAGGACACCGGGGAGCCGGGGCCCACGGGGGACGGGGCCGCGGAATCCTGA
- a CDS encoding chloride channel protein: MSVGAPGAAPAAMPEDPYAPLRTRRYLGLLALAALIGAPVCAVAFGFLALVTELQPLVYTDLPVALGFHGTPLWWPLPMLALAGASVGWTVRHLPGHGGHEPAYGFSAGGAPSLAELPGIVCAALASLGLGAVLGPEAPLIAIGGGLAVGALRLAARNPDARAVAVVGAAGSFAAVSALLGSPLLGAFLLMEVSGLAGPLLGTVLAPGLLAAGTGALIFTGLGDWTGLGTYGLALHDIPEATAPTVAEFGWALAIGIASAFAGAGVRRLALLLKGRVERRRVAGTVVAGLAVAGLAIGYGAGTGREPSEVMYSGETALEGLLAHSATYSSAALVSLVVCKALAYCVSLSAFRGGPIFPAMFVGSAGGILLSELPGLTLTAGFAMGVGAMAVAMLRLPMTSVLLATLLLGSEGLTVMPLVIVAVVIAYVVSVRLQPAPAPGGSSRAGGDGSGVGGSAAR; encoded by the coding sequence ATGTCGGTCGGCGCACCCGGAGCGGCACCGGCGGCGATGCCGGAGGACCCCTACGCCCCGTTGCGAACCCGGCGCTATCTGGGCCTGCTGGCCCTGGCCGCACTCATCGGGGCGCCGGTCTGCGCGGTGGCCTTCGGCTTTCTCGCGCTGGTCACCGAGCTGCAACCACTGGTCTACACCGACCTGCCGGTGGCCCTGGGCTTCCACGGCACACCTCTGTGGTGGCCGCTGCCGATGCTGGCCCTGGCGGGCGCGTCGGTGGGATGGACGGTACGTCACCTCCCGGGGCACGGCGGGCATGAACCGGCGTACGGTTTCTCGGCGGGCGGCGCCCCCTCCTTGGCCGAGCTTCCGGGCATCGTCTGCGCCGCCCTGGCCTCGCTGGGGCTCGGCGCGGTACTCGGCCCGGAGGCGCCGCTCATCGCCATCGGCGGCGGGCTGGCGGTGGGCGCGCTGCGCCTGGCCGCGCGGAACCCCGACGCCCGGGCGGTGGCCGTGGTGGGCGCGGCGGGCAGCTTCGCGGCCGTCAGCGCGCTGCTGGGCTCACCGCTTCTCGGTGCCTTCCTGCTGATGGAGGTCTCGGGGCTCGCCGGGCCGCTGCTGGGAACGGTGCTGGCGCCCGGCCTGCTGGCCGCGGGGACCGGCGCGCTCATCTTCACGGGGCTCGGTGACTGGACGGGGCTCGGTACGTACGGGCTGGCCCTGCACGACATCCCCGAGGCGACTGCCCCCACCGTCGCGGAGTTCGGCTGGGCGCTGGCCATCGGCATCGCGTCAGCCTTCGCGGGGGCGGGAGTCCGCCGGCTCGCCCTGCTGCTGAAGGGACGCGTCGAGCGGCGACGGGTGGCGGGCACGGTGGTGGCGGGCCTGGCCGTCGCGGGGCTCGCGATCGGCTACGGGGCGGGCACGGGGCGGGAGCCGTCGGAGGTGATGTATTCGGGAGAGACCGCGCTGGAAGGGCTGTTGGCACACAGCGCCACCTACTCCTCGGCCGCGTTGGTCTCCCTCGTCGTCTGCAAGGCACTCGCCTATTGCGTGTCGCTGAGCGCCTTCAGGGGCGGCCCCATCTTCCCCGCGATGTTCGTCGGGTCGGCGGGCGGCATCCTGCTGTCCGAGCTGCCCGGGCTGACCCTCACCGCGGGGTTCGCGATGGGCGTCGGGGCCATGGCGGTCGCGATGCTCAGGCTGCCGATGACGTCCGTGCTGCTGGCCACCCTGCTGTTGGGCTCCGAGGGGCTCACCGTGATGCCGCTCGTCATCGTGGCCGTCGTCATCGCGTATGTGGTCTCGGTGCGGCTCCAACCCGCCCCCGCCCCCGGCGGTTCCTCACGCGCCGGAGGCGACGGCTCGGGCGTGGGCGGTTCGGCCGCGCGCTAG
- a CDS encoding DUF7144 family membrane protein, producing the protein MTTHAGGTNTATRDSGHGLVSGWTAFAAVLMVFGGLMAIFQGISAIAKDNVFVVTRDYSYEFSLTGWGWLHLILGIVVLLAGFALFKGAMWARVTGVLLAGLSMIANFIWLPYYPLWALVLLAIDVFVIWALCAGPRPTT; encoded by the coding sequence ATGACCACTCACGCAGGTGGGACGAACACGGCCACCCGGGATTCCGGCCACGGTCTCGTCTCCGGCTGGACCGCGTTCGCCGCGGTCCTGATGGTATTCGGCGGGCTGATGGCGATATTCCAAGGGATATCCGCCATAGCCAAGGACAACGTATTCGTCGTCACACGCGACTACTCCTACGAGTTCAGCCTGACGGGCTGGGGCTGGTTGCACCTGATCCTGGGCATCGTGGTCCTGCTGGCCGGCTTCGCGCTGTTCAAGGGCGCGATGTGGGCCCGTGTCACCGGTGTTCTGCTCGCGGGCCTGAGCATGATCGCGAACTTCATCTGGCTGCCCTACTACCCCCTGTGGGCACTGGTGCTGCTCGCGATCGACGTCTTCGTCATCTGGGCGTTGTGCGCCGGACCACGGCCCACCACCTAG
- a CDS encoding trypsin-like serine peptidase — MRPKSPVATGTEQVFGDLREVADRVRAGLEAERPESTEELPPDEVPAGQIAQFAQSERDRVLTAGADGLEKLAAGRTDEISDDESFGMEAIVLLEGRPAILVQNQDFASQQGDWAVLDGQRAAIRDSLARVGRVEVSGHTSLDWLGTAFLVSPDVVMTNRHVAVEFSRTDGTGWTFRQGMGARVDIAEELGTPSTGGEPLAFAVTEVLGIHQDVDMALLRVDPSSGTQALPLPLAVAADAPPDVPGHPVYVIGYPAWDGRRNEPESMRRIFMDVYNVKRLQPGTTTELLPEEFTVKHDCSTLGGNSGSPVFDLTDHRVLGLHYGGRYGIGNYAVPLWQMVDDPLLSRAGVNFV; from the coding sequence ATGCGACCGAAGTCACCGGTGGCGACCGGCACCGAGCAGGTCTTCGGCGATCTGAGGGAAGTCGCCGACCGCGTCCGCGCGGGCCTGGAGGCCGAACGCCCCGAATCGACGGAGGAACTCCCCCCGGACGAGGTCCCGGCGGGGCAGATCGCCCAGTTCGCCCAGTCGGAGCGCGACCGGGTCCTCACGGCGGGTGCGGACGGGCTGGAGAAGCTCGCCGCCGGCCGCACGGACGAGATCAGCGACGACGAATCCTTCGGGATGGAGGCCATCGTCCTCCTCGAAGGCAGACCCGCCATCCTGGTGCAGAACCAGGACTTCGCCTCCCAGCAGGGCGACTGGGCGGTGCTCGACGGGCAGCGGGCCGCCATCCGCGACTCCCTCGCCCGCGTCGGCCGGGTGGAGGTCTCGGGCCACACCAGCCTGGACTGGCTGGGCACGGCCTTCCTGGTCAGCCCCGACGTGGTGATGACGAACCGTCATGTCGCCGTGGAGTTCTCCCGCACCGACGGCACCGGCTGGACCTTCCGGCAGGGCATGGGCGCCCGAGTCGACATCGCCGAGGAACTCGGCACACCGTCCACGGGGGGCGAACCGCTCGCCTTCGCCGTCACGGAGGTGCTGGGCATCCACCAGGACGTCGACATGGCCCTCCTGCGCGTCGACCCGTCCTCCGGCACCCAGGCCCTGCCGCTCCCCCTGGCGGTGGCGGCCGACGCACCGCCCGATGTCCCCGGCCACCCCGTCTACGTGATCGGCTACCCGGCGTGGGACGGCCGCCGCAACGAACCGGAGTCGATGCGCCGCATCTTCATGGACGTCTACAACGTCAAACGCCTCCAGCCGGGCACCACGACGGAGCTCCTCCCCGAGGAGTTCACCGTCAAGCACGACTGCTCCACCCTGGGCGGCAACAGCGGCTCCCCGGTCTTCGACCTCACCGACCACCGCGTCCTCGGCCTCCACTACGGCGGCCGCTACGGCATCGGCAACTACGCCGTCCCCCTGTGGCAGATGGTCGACGACCCACTGCTGAGCCGCGCTGGGGTCAATTTCGTGTGA